A window from Myxocyprinus asiaticus isolate MX2 ecotype Aquarium Trade chromosome 37, UBuf_Myxa_2, whole genome shotgun sequence encodes these proteins:
- the LOC127428228 gene encoding NEDD8-activating enzyme E1 catalytic subunit-like isoform X2 has protein sequence MAEGEEPEKKRRRIEELNENMVVEGGSGDCSDWQGRWDHVKKFLERAGPFTHPDFEPSTESLQFLLDTCKILVIGAGGLGCELLKDLALSGFRHIDVVDMDIIDVSNLNRQFLFRPKDVGRSKAEVAADFIRSRITGCNVVPHFKKIQDLDETFYRQFHIVVCGLDSIVARRWMNGMLLSLLIYEDGVLDPSSIIPLIDGGTEGFKGNARVILPGMTACIDCTLELYPPQINFPMCTIASMPRLPEHCVEYVRMLLWPKDKPFGDDVALDGDDPKHIHWVYQKSLERAAEFNIKGVTYRLTQGVVKRIIPAVASTNAVIAAACATEVFKIASSAYVPLNNYLVFNDVDGLYTYTFEAERKENCSACSQVPQDLPFPPSAKLQDVLDYLTESASLQMKSPSITSTVDGKNKTLYLQTVASIEERTRLNLSKTLKELGLVDGQELAVADVTTPQTVLFKLIFIS, from the exons ATGGCGGAAGGAGAGGAGCC GGAGAAGAAAAGAAGGAGAATAGAGGAGCTGAATGAGAA TATGGTTGTGGAAGGAGGGAGTGGGGATTGCAGTGACTGGCAAGGAAGATGGGACCATGTCAAAAAGTTCTTGGAAAGAGCTGGACCATTCACTCATCCAGATTTTGAACCCAGTACTGAG TCTCTCCAGTTTTTATTGGACACATGCAAAATTCTGGTTATTGGAGCTGGTGGACTTGGATGTGAACTGCTGAAAGATCTG GCCTTGTCAGGTTTTCGACACATTGATGTGGTGGACATGGACATTATTGATGTTTCCAATCTCAACAGACAGTTCCTCTTCAG ACCTAAAGATGTGGGGCGATCAAAAGCAGAGGTTGCAGCAGACTTCATAAGAAGCAGAATAACAGGATGCAATGTTGTTCC ACATTTTAAGAAAATCCAGGACTTGGATGAGACATTTTACAGGC AATTTCATATAGTAGTGTGTGGCCTGGATTCTATTGTTGCAAGAAGATGGATGAACGGTATGCTG CTGTCACTGCTGATATATGAAGATGGTGTCCTGGACCCCAGCTCTATTATTCCTCTTATAGATGGAGGCACAGAGGGCTTTAAGGGCAATGCTCGAGTCATTCTTCCAGGCATGACCGCTTGCATTGACTGCACCCTGGAGCTCTACCCCCCACAG ATAAACTTCCCAATGTGTACTATCGCATCTATGCCACGATTACCTGAACATTGTGTTGAATATGTCCGCATGCTGCTTTGGCCCAAAGACAAGCCTTTTGGAG ATGATGTGGCCCTAGATGGGGATGACCCTAAGCACATTCATTGGGTGTACCAGAAATctttggagagagcagcagagTTCAACATCAAAGGGGTGACTTACAGACTCACCCAGG GAGTTGTAAAGAGAATAATTCCTGCTGTAGCTTCTACAAATGCTGTTATTGCTG CTGCTTGTGCCACAGAGGTTTTCAAAATTGCCTCAAG TGCCTACGTCCCTTTGAACAACTACCTGGTGTTCAATGATGTGGATGGACTGTATACGTACACCTTTGAGGCTGAGAGAAAG GAGAACTGTTCTGCCTGCAGTCAGGTGCCACAGGACCTGCCGTTCCCTCCCTCAGCTAAACTTCAAGACGTTCTGGACTACTTGACTGAGAGTGCTTCTCT TCAAATGAAATCACCTTCCATCACTTCAACTGTGGatggaaaaaacaaaactcttTACCTACAG ACTGTAGCGTCTATTGAAGAGAGAACACGTCTAAATCTGAGCAAAACACTGAAAG AGCTTGGACTAGTGGATGGCCAAGAGCTGGCAGTGGCTGATGTCACCACTCCTCAGACCGTTCTCTTCAAGCTCATCTTTATCTCATAG
- the LOC127428228 gene encoding NEDD8-activating enzyme E1 catalytic subunit-like isoform X1, giving the protein MNLLLFSLFREKKRRRIEELNENMVVEGGSGDCSDWQGRWDHVKKFLERAGPFTHPDFEPSTESLQFLLDTCKILVIGAGGLGCELLKDLALSGFRHIDVVDMDIIDVSNLNRQFLFRPKDVGRSKAEVAADFIRSRITGCNVVPHFKKIQDLDETFYRQFHIVVCGLDSIVARRWMNGMLLSLLIYEDGVLDPSSIIPLIDGGTEGFKGNARVILPGMTACIDCTLELYPPQINFPMCTIASMPRLPEHCVEYVRMLLWPKDKPFGDDVALDGDDPKHIHWVYQKSLERAAEFNIKGVTYRLTQGVVKRIIPAVASTNAVIAAACATEVFKIASSAYVPLNNYLVFNDVDGLYTYTFEAERKENCSACSQVPQDLPFPPSAKLQDVLDYLTESASLQMKSPSITSTVDGKNKTLYLQTVASIEERTRLNLSKTLKELGLVDGQELAVADVTTPQTVLFKLIFIS; this is encoded by the exons ATGAACCTtcttttattctctctttttAGGGAGAAGAAAAGAAGGAGAATAGAGGAGCTGAATGAGAA TATGGTTGTGGAAGGAGGGAGTGGGGATTGCAGTGACTGGCAAGGAAGATGGGACCATGTCAAAAAGTTCTTGGAAAGAGCTGGACCATTCACTCATCCAGATTTTGAACCCAGTACTGAG TCTCTCCAGTTTTTATTGGACACATGCAAAATTCTGGTTATTGGAGCTGGTGGACTTGGATGTGAACTGCTGAAAGATCTG GCCTTGTCAGGTTTTCGACACATTGATGTGGTGGACATGGACATTATTGATGTTTCCAATCTCAACAGACAGTTCCTCTTCAG ACCTAAAGATGTGGGGCGATCAAAAGCAGAGGTTGCAGCAGACTTCATAAGAAGCAGAATAACAGGATGCAATGTTGTTCC ACATTTTAAGAAAATCCAGGACTTGGATGAGACATTTTACAGGC AATTTCATATAGTAGTGTGTGGCCTGGATTCTATTGTTGCAAGAAGATGGATGAACGGTATGCTG CTGTCACTGCTGATATATGAAGATGGTGTCCTGGACCCCAGCTCTATTATTCCTCTTATAGATGGAGGCACAGAGGGCTTTAAGGGCAATGCTCGAGTCATTCTTCCAGGCATGACCGCTTGCATTGACTGCACCCTGGAGCTCTACCCCCCACAG ATAAACTTCCCAATGTGTACTATCGCATCTATGCCACGATTACCTGAACATTGTGTTGAATATGTCCGCATGCTGCTTTGGCCCAAAGACAAGCCTTTTGGAG ATGATGTGGCCCTAGATGGGGATGACCCTAAGCACATTCATTGGGTGTACCAGAAATctttggagagagcagcagagTTCAACATCAAAGGGGTGACTTACAGACTCACCCAGG GAGTTGTAAAGAGAATAATTCCTGCTGTAGCTTCTACAAATGCTGTTATTGCTG CTGCTTGTGCCACAGAGGTTTTCAAAATTGCCTCAAG TGCCTACGTCCCTTTGAACAACTACCTGGTGTTCAATGATGTGGATGGACTGTATACGTACACCTTTGAGGCTGAGAGAAAG GAGAACTGTTCTGCCTGCAGTCAGGTGCCACAGGACCTGCCGTTCCCTCCCTCAGCTAAACTTCAAGACGTTCTGGACTACTTGACTGAGAGTGCTTCTCT TCAAATGAAATCACCTTCCATCACTTCAACTGTGGatggaaaaaacaaaactcttTACCTACAG ACTGTAGCGTCTATTGAAGAGAGAACACGTCTAAATCTGAGCAAAACACTGAAAG AGCTTGGACTAGTGGATGGCCAAGAGCTGGCAGTGGCTGATGTCACCACTCCTCAGACCGTTCTCTTCAAGCTCATCTTTATCTCATAG
- the cishb gene encoding cytokine inducible SH2-containing protein b → MVARGADAQNEREESEVHQIQRSQAPPYSSSKSPSWAPAEDLQLFTTTFQHLHTSGWYWGGMAASEARDTLTGASEGTFLVRDSSHPLYLFTLSVKTWRGPTNIRIEYDSGRFRLDSSIPARSSLLSFSAFPGLVQHYVSHSQGKEGERIAEEHQVVSKDNAVLLKLRKPLYRPDAFPTLQHLARLIINRQSDCHTQLPLPRPLLLYLQEYPFQV, encoded by the exons ATGGTTGCTAGGGGGGCAGATGCTCAGAATGAGAGGGAAGAGTCAGAAGTTCATCAGATCCAGCGGTCCCAAGCACCACCCTACTCCTCCAGCAAGTCTCCGTCATGGGCCCCCGCTGAGGacttgcagctcttcaccacCACCTTTCAGCACCTACACACCTCTG GTTGGTACTGGGGTGGCATGGCTGCAAGTGAGGCAAGGGATACCCTCACTGGTGCATCAGAAGGGACTTTCCTTGTGCGTGACAGCAGTCATCCACTCTACCTCTTCACCCTCTCAGTAAAGACCTGGAGAGGCCCAACTAACATCCGCATAGAATACGACAGTGGCCGTTTTCGTCTTGATTCCAGTATTCCAGCACGATCTTCCCTGTTGTCCTTTTCTGCTTTTCCTGGTCTTGTGCAGCACTATGTATCCCATAGTCAAGGGAAGGAGGGAGAGAGGATAGCAGAAGAACATCAAGTGGTATCAAAGGACAATGCAGTCCTGCTCAAACTCAGGAAGCCTCTTTACAGGCCAGATGCCTTTCCAACATTGCAGCACCTCGCACGCCTCATTATAAACAGACAGAGCGATTGCCATACACAGCTGCCACTGCCACGCCCACTGTTGCTTTACTTGCAAGAGTACCCCTTTCAGGTGTAA
- the LOC127428228 gene encoding NEDD8-activating enzyme E1 catalytic subunit-like isoform X3, which yields MAEGEEPMVVEGGSGDCSDWQGRWDHVKKFLERAGPFTHPDFEPSTESLQFLLDTCKILVIGAGGLGCELLKDLALSGFRHIDVVDMDIIDVSNLNRQFLFRPKDVGRSKAEVAADFIRSRITGCNVVPHFKKIQDLDETFYRQFHIVVCGLDSIVARRWMNGMLLSLLIYEDGVLDPSSIIPLIDGGTEGFKGNARVILPGMTACIDCTLELYPPQINFPMCTIASMPRLPEHCVEYVRMLLWPKDKPFGDDVALDGDDPKHIHWVYQKSLERAAEFNIKGVTYRLTQGVVKRIIPAVASTNAVIAAACATEVFKIASSAYVPLNNYLVFNDVDGLYTYTFEAERKENCSACSQVPQDLPFPPSAKLQDVLDYLTESASLQMKSPSITSTVDGKNKTLYLQTVASIEERTRLNLSKTLKELGLVDGQELAVADVTTPQTVLFKLIFIS from the exons ATGGCGGAAGGAGAGGAGCC TATGGTTGTGGAAGGAGGGAGTGGGGATTGCAGTGACTGGCAAGGAAGATGGGACCATGTCAAAAAGTTCTTGGAAAGAGCTGGACCATTCACTCATCCAGATTTTGAACCCAGTACTGAG TCTCTCCAGTTTTTATTGGACACATGCAAAATTCTGGTTATTGGAGCTGGTGGACTTGGATGTGAACTGCTGAAAGATCTG GCCTTGTCAGGTTTTCGACACATTGATGTGGTGGACATGGACATTATTGATGTTTCCAATCTCAACAGACAGTTCCTCTTCAG ACCTAAAGATGTGGGGCGATCAAAAGCAGAGGTTGCAGCAGACTTCATAAGAAGCAGAATAACAGGATGCAATGTTGTTCC ACATTTTAAGAAAATCCAGGACTTGGATGAGACATTTTACAGGC AATTTCATATAGTAGTGTGTGGCCTGGATTCTATTGTTGCAAGAAGATGGATGAACGGTATGCTG CTGTCACTGCTGATATATGAAGATGGTGTCCTGGACCCCAGCTCTATTATTCCTCTTATAGATGGAGGCACAGAGGGCTTTAAGGGCAATGCTCGAGTCATTCTTCCAGGCATGACCGCTTGCATTGACTGCACCCTGGAGCTCTACCCCCCACAG ATAAACTTCCCAATGTGTACTATCGCATCTATGCCACGATTACCTGAACATTGTGTTGAATATGTCCGCATGCTGCTTTGGCCCAAAGACAAGCCTTTTGGAG ATGATGTGGCCCTAGATGGGGATGACCCTAAGCACATTCATTGGGTGTACCAGAAATctttggagagagcagcagagTTCAACATCAAAGGGGTGACTTACAGACTCACCCAGG GAGTTGTAAAGAGAATAATTCCTGCTGTAGCTTCTACAAATGCTGTTATTGCTG CTGCTTGTGCCACAGAGGTTTTCAAAATTGCCTCAAG TGCCTACGTCCCTTTGAACAACTACCTGGTGTTCAATGATGTGGATGGACTGTATACGTACACCTTTGAGGCTGAGAGAAAG GAGAACTGTTCTGCCTGCAGTCAGGTGCCACAGGACCTGCCGTTCCCTCCCTCAGCTAAACTTCAAGACGTTCTGGACTACTTGACTGAGAGTGCTTCTCT TCAAATGAAATCACCTTCCATCACTTCAACTGTGGatggaaaaaacaaaactcttTACCTACAG ACTGTAGCGTCTATTGAAGAGAGAACACGTCTAAATCTGAGCAAAACACTGAAAG AGCTTGGACTAGTGGATGGCCAAGAGCTGGCAGTGGCTGATGTCACCACTCCTCAGACCGTTCTCTTCAAGCTCATCTTTATCTCATAG